One Lagopus muta isolate bLagMut1 chromosome 10, bLagMut1 primary, whole genome shotgun sequence DNA segment encodes these proteins:
- the CIAO2A gene encoding cytosolic iron-sulfur assembly component 2A, whose amino-acid sequence MSLVLGLLSHTLSRVLRYSGLRRGCHAPPRRAMEQDKALEVYDIIRTIRDPEKPNTLEELEVVTESCVKVNEIGEEEYLVVIRFTPTVPHCSLATLIGLCLRIKLQRCLPFRHKLEIYISEGTHSTEEDINKQINDKERVAAAMENPNLREIVEQCVTEPD is encoded by the exons ATGTCgctggtgctggggctgctgtcgCACACGCTGAGCAGAGTGCTGCGGTACTCCGGGCTGCGTAGGGGCTGCCATGCCCCGCCCCGCAGGGCCATGGAGCAGGACAAGGCGCTCGAGGTTTACG ATATCATCCGAACCATCCGGGACCCGGAGAAACCAAACACTTTAGAAGAACTGGAAGTGGTGACGGAAAGCTGCGTCAAAGTGAATGAGATTGGCGAGGAAGAGTATCTGGTTGTCATCAGGTTCACACCAACAGTACCTCACTGCTCTTTGGCTACTCTCATTG GCCTTTGTTTAAGAATAAAACTTCAGAGATGCTTGCCTTTCAGACATAAG CTGGAAATCTACATATCTGAAGGTACACATTCCACTGAAGAAGACA TCAATAAGCAAATCAACGACAAAGAGAGAGTCGCAGCTGCGATGGAGAATCCAAACCTGCGTGAGATCGTGGAGCAGTGCGTGACAGAGCCTGACtag